The Sandaracinus amylolyticus genomic interval ACCGAGGTCGGCGACGTCTCGCAGCCGGTCGAGATCGGCGGTCAGTGGAGCGTCGTGAAGCTCACCGGCCGTCGTCCCGCCGAGCATCGCAGCCTCGAGGAAGCCTCGCCGTCGATCCGCCTCCGCCTGTGGCGCGAGCGCCGTCAGGCCGCGATCGACGAGCTCGTGGAGCGCCTCCGCACCCAGGCGGGTGTGACCGTCGAGTACGACCGCATGCGCCCGATCCGCATGGATCCGCCGGAGAGCCTCGCGGGCGAGGACGAGCACGCCGAGGTCGACGAGGGCGCGGAGGAGATGGGCGCCACCGACGAGAGCGCGGCGACCGACGAGAGCGCCGCGGAAGCGCCGCCCGAGGGCGAGCCCACGCCGTGATCGATCCATGTCGTCGGTGTGGCTGAGGACGATCGGGCTGCTCGTCCTGTCGAACGTCTTCATGACGTTCGCGTGGTACGGGCACCTCAAGACGCTGCGTGATCGCCCGCTCTGGATCGCGATCCTGGTGAGCTGGGGCATCGCCTTCTTCGAGTACTGCCTCCAGGTGCCCGCGAACCGCGCAGGGTTCGGCACGTTCAACCTGGGTCAGCTCAAGGTGATGCAGGAGGTGATCACCATGATCGTCTTCATGGTGTTCGCCGTGCTCTACATGCGCCGCCCGTTCTCGATGGATCTCGTCTGGGCGACGCTCTGTCTCTGCGGCGCCGCGTACTTCGTGTTCCGCGGCGGCAGCGGCGAAGGCGCCGCGCACTGAGCTCCCCGGGAGATCAGCGCGCGCTCAGCGCTCGTCGTCGCCCGAGCCGGTGCGGGGCGGGATCGTGAAGGGCTGCGTCGGATCCTTCACCGGCGCGCCCGCCTTGCGCAGCAGCTCGCGCTCGTGCGCGGTGTAGCGGCGGCCGAGCACGGTGATGTCGTCGTCGAGCTCGTCGAGCGAGCGCTCACCGCTCTGCGTCGAGCTGCGACGCACGCCCTCGGCAGGCGGGCCCGCTCGCAGCGCGTCGTTCACGCGACCGACCAGCGACCAGTCGGTCTCGTCCTCGCCCTCGACGAGCGTCCGCCCCGACTCGACCTGCGCGAGCATCGCGCCGATCCGCCGCGCGCGACGCTGCGCTTCTTCTTCCGGCATGTACGCGCGCATCCGCGCCAAGATCCGCGGCAGCGCAGCGCGATAGTCGGCGGCAGTCGCGGCCTCGATCTGGACCTTCCCGTCCAGGAGCGCGCGCTTGACGAGTCCCGGGGCGAGCACCGCGCTCACGCCCGATGCGGCCACGACCTTGTCGAAGAGCGCCTGGCCGTCCATGCAGACCCGCTTTTGCCGAGGCTGTCACGATCTTTTCGGGGCGGCAACAAGACAGGACTCGCAGTACACCGTTCAGGGGGCGATCACGTGGGGACCGTTGACCCCATATTCGGCCCGCGGTAAGTGTGCGCGCGGATGTCCGACGCCGACGCGATTCCCGCTTCCGCGACCAAGATCACCTACATCGACGGTCGTCCCGCGACGATCACACTGCGTCGCTGCAAGCTCGTCGTCGCGCGCGAAGGGCAAGTCGAAGAGCGGCTCTTCGACAAGGACGTCGTCAACATCGGCGCGATGGAGGACAACGATCTCGTCCTCGAAGACGAGACGGTCTCGCGCAATCACTGCCGCATCTTCGTCGAGGGCGACCAGTACCTCATCCAGGATCTCGACTCGACGAACGGCACGTTCGTGAACCGCGTGCGCATCCGCGAAGCGTGGCTGCGCCCCGACGTCGTCATCACGCTCGGCAAGACCGAGATCCGCTTCCAGCCCTTCGACGAGCGCGTGCGCATCGTCCCGACCGAGACCGATCGCTACGGCGAGATCATCGGGCGCGACCGGAAGATGCGCGAGATCTACGCGATCCTCGAGAAGATCGCGCCGACCGACGCGACCGTCGTCATCGAGGGCGAGACCGGCACCGGCAAGGACGTCGTCGCGCGCACGATCCACGGCGCCAGCAAGCGCGAGGGCGGACCCTTCATGGTGTTCGACTGCGGCGCGGTGCCGGAGAACCTGATCGAGAGCGAGCTCTTCGGGCACGAGAAGGGCTCGTTCACCGGCGCGCACCAGACCCGCCAGGGCGTGTTCGAGATGGCGAACGGCGGGACCGTGTTCCTCGACGAGCTCGGCGAGCTGCAGCTCGATCTCCAGCCGAAGCTCCTGCGCGTGCTCGAGCAGCGCGAGGTGAAGCGCATCGGCGGCACCAAGCCGATCAAGGTCGACGTGCGCATCGTCGCCGCGACCAACCGCAACCTCGAGGAAGAAGTGCGCGCCGGGCGCTTCCGCGAGGATCTCTTCTATCGCCTCACCGTCGTGCGCCTCGTGCTCCCACCGCTGCGCGAGCGTCGCGACGACGTGAAGCTGCTCGCGCGGCACTTCCTCGATCACGGCCACTTCAACAAGGATCGCGAGGGGCATCGCCGCGTGACGCAGTTCGCGCCGGGCGTGCTCGACCGGCTCTCGCAGTACGACTGGCCCGGCAACGTGCGCGAGCTGCACAACGTCATCGAGCGCGCGGTGTCGTTCTCGGAGAGCGACACCGTCGAGCTCGCGGACGTGCCCGAGCACATCGCGTGGCCGCGCGGCGTCCCGCGCGACAACGACAGCGAGACCGACGTGTCCATCCCGCTGCCCGACTTCCGCGCGTCGGAGCTCGAGGGCACGTTCAAGGACGCGAAGGAGCGCTGGGTCGCGAGCTTCGAGCGCGACTACATCGCGGGCCTCCTCAAGAAGAACAACGGCAACATCTCGCACGCCGCGCGCGAGGCGGAGATCGACCGCAAGTACTTCCGCAAGCTGATGAAGAAGTACGGGATCACCGCGCAGGACGACGACCTCGACGTCGACGAGTGAGCCCACGACCCACGCGCGAGCGCGACCTGCGCGCAGCGCGGACGGTCGACCGGGGGCGCGCGGCGCCCGGCGAGAACGACAGAAGGCCGCAGCCGGCGTCATCGCGTGACGCCGGTGCGGCCTTCGTCCTCAGCTTTTCGTGGGGAGATCAGTCGCGCGAAGACGCGCGGATCTCACCACTCGCCGTCGTCGTCCTCGCCACGACGACGCTTGCGCTCCGGACGGCCACCGCCGCCCCCACGCCCGCCGCCGCCGCTGCCACCACGGCCACCGCTGCCGCCGCCGCCCGGCGCGCCGCCACCACCGCCGTAGCCGCCGCCACCGCCGCCGTAGCCACCGCCGCCGCCGCCGTAGCCGCCGCCACCGCCGCCGTAGCCGCCGCCACCGCCGCCGTAACCGCCGCCACCGCCGCCGAAGTCGCGGCCGCCGCCGCCGCCACCGTAGCCGCCACGGCCACCGCCGCCGCCACCGTAGCCGCCGCCACCGCCGCCGAAGCCGCCACCGCCGCCGCCCGGACCGCGCGGCGTGCGCTCACGCGCCTCGTTCACGTTGATGGTGCGCGAGTCGAGCATCGCGCCATCCATCTCCTGGATCGCACGATCGGCCGCCGCACCGTCGGCGAACGTGACGAACCCGAAGCCACGCGAACGACCGGTCTCGCGATCGGTGATCACCTTGGCTTCCGACACGTCACCGAAACGCTCGAACGCCTGCCGCAGTCCCTCGTCCGTCGTTCCCCAGCTCAGACCACCCACGAAAAGCTTCTTCGACATCGATCCACTCTCTCTCCCTACGGCCTTCTCCTCATGGGCGAGTCGCCTTCGCGACCCTCCCGTGCGGGCTCGACGCCCGCAGCCTCTTCGCACGCAGCGCGTTCGCTACGTGTCACCTCGCTCGATACCTCTGCTGGTCCACACGTCTGCTGGCCGCGCAGCGGGGCTCGCCACGTTCATGCAGGACGGGCTCGACGGACATGGATGGGACCTGCGGGCGGAACGCATCGCGTGCACGGAACGAGACACCGGCGGCTCGCCCACGACGATCGCGGGAACGAACCAAGAGGGCCAGGATCTCGGAGCACGGACGGGCACGAACGAAACTCGACGCGGCCGAGGATAGCACCGTGATCCGCCGGCTCAAAGCCCCCCCGCTCCACGAATCCTTCGCTCCACCTCAATTCGCCGCCGCGCGCCCCTCCGCGCGACGCTGCACCTCGCGCCGCGGCGCCCTCCCCGGCGGCGCCGCGAGCTGCGCCTGCAGCAGGTACGGCACCGCGAGGTTCACCAGATCGATCGTCGGATCGAGCTGCTTCCCCAGCCCCTCGGCGACCAGCAGCGAGACGTTCACCACCGTGAACACCGGCTCGATCTGCACCTGATGCCGGCGCAGCACGTTCATCATGCCGCTCACCACCGCGCCGACCTCGATGTCGCCGAGCCGCACGTCCCAGAGCTTCGAGAGGTACTCGAGCACGTCGCGCTCGTAGTCGTCGTAGTCGCTCTTCCCGACGCTCGGCGCGTGCACGTAGAAGAGCCGCGCCGCCGCTGCGCCGTCCTTCTGCGCGAGCGCGAGGAAGGTCTCGCACCACGGGCGCATCAGGTCGGGCGGGATCTCCGCGACCATGCCGAGGTCGAGGAACGTCATCGTCCCGTCGTCGGCGAGCAGGATGTTCCCGGGGTGCAGGTCGGCGTGCACGAAGCCGTCCGCGAACACCATCTGCAGGATCGCGCGCCCGCCGCGCTCCGCGAGCTCCACGCGATCGCCGCCCACGCGCTCGGGCTGCGTCGCCTTCACGCCGTCCACGAACTGCATCGTCAGCACGCGCGGCGTCGAGAGCGCGTCGTGGATCACCGGCAGGCGCACCTTCTTCTCGCGCTTGAAGTTCTTCGCGAGTCGCCGGTTGTTCGCGGCCTCGAGCGTGAAGTCGAGCTGGTTCGAGAGCGCCTCGCCGAAGCGATCGACCGAGCCCGGGATCGACAGCAGGCGCAGCTGCGGGATGCGATCGAGCGCGCTCGCGATCGCGCGCATCAGGAAGAGGTCGCGCTCGATCTGCGCGCGCGCCTCGGGGCGCTGGATCTTGATCGCGACCTTCTCGCCCGTGTCGAGCACGCCGACGTGCACCTGCGCGACCGAGGCCGCCGCGAGCGGCGTCTCGTCGATCTCCACGAACCGCGC includes:
- a CDS encoding sigma 54-interacting transcriptional regulator — translated: MSDADAIPASATKITYIDGRPATITLRRCKLVVAREGQVEERLFDKDVVNIGAMEDNDLVLEDETVSRNHCRIFVEGDQYLIQDLDSTNGTFVNRVRIREAWLRPDVVITLGKTEIRFQPFDERVRIVPTETDRYGEIIGRDRKMREIYAILEKIAPTDATVVIEGETGTGKDVVARTIHGASKREGGPFMVFDCGAVPENLIESELFGHEKGSFTGAHQTRQGVFEMANGGTVFLDELGELQLDLQPKLLRVLEQREVKRIGGTKPIKVDVRIVAATNRNLEEEVRAGRFREDLFYRLTVVRLVLPPLRERRDDVKLLARHFLDHGHFNKDREGHRRVTQFAPGVLDRLSQYDWPGNVRELHNVIERAVSFSESDTVELADVPEHIAWPRGVPRDNDSETDVSIPLPDFRASELEGTFKDAKERWVASFERDYIAGLLKKNNGNISHAAREAEIDRKYFRKLMKKYGITAQDDDLDVDE
- a CDS encoding ABC1 kinase family protein: MDRLRLFTRFLRIAWVFVAAPFRYLGRLLVAEAPPDAATRERWQGEIFASALESLGATYVKFGQILGSRPDLLPPGWLAALARLQDDVAPAPWSAMRAMLESELGPERLARFVEIDETPLAAASVAQVHVGVLDTGEKVAIKIQRPEARAQIERDLFLMRAIASALDRIPQLRLLSIPGSVDRFGEALSNQLDFTLEAANNRRLAKNFKREKKVRLPVIHDALSTPRVLTMQFVDGVKATQPERVGGDRVELAERGGRAILQMVFADGFVHADLHPGNILLADDGTMTFLDLGMVAEIPPDLMRPWCETFLALAQKDGAAAARLFYVHAPSVGKSDYDDYERDVLEYLSKLWDVRLGDIEVGAVVSGMMNVLRRHQVQIEPVFTVVNVSLLVAEGLGKQLDPTIDLVNLAVPYLLQAQLAAPPGRAPRREVQRRAEGRAAAN
- a CDS encoding RNA recognition motif domain-containing protein yields the protein MSKKLFVGGLSWGTTDEGLRQAFERFGDVSEAKVITDRETGRSRGFGFVTFADGAAADRAIQEMDGAMLDSRTINVNEARERTPRGPGGGGGGFGGGGGGYGGGGGGRGGYGGGGGGRDFGGGGGGYGGGGGGYGGGGGGYGGGGGGYGGGGGGYGGGGGAPGGGGSGGRGGSGGGGRGGGGGRPERKRRRGEDDDGEW
- a CDS encoding DMT family protein; the encoded protein is MSSVWLRTIGLLVLSNVFMTFAWYGHLKTLRDRPLWIAILVSWGIAFFEYCLQVPANRAGFGTFNLGQLKVMQEVITMIVFMVFAVLYMRRPFSMDLVWATLCLCGAAYFVFRGGSGEGAAH